Proteins co-encoded in one Kribbella qitaiheensis genomic window:
- a CDS encoding molybdopterin-dependent oxidoreductase has product MTKTRRLRLLASLGGALAAGAGLGLGELTAALAGGTSPVVGVATHLVDMAPGPAKDWAVKNLGTADKPILIGVVLLGVTVFALLGGAIGAWKPKVAVVMTVLLGLLAILAAATGRTLAANHFVQVLPGIVTLLAATAGIIWVLRALNLNPFGGGERRKAAVAGGSKQHASGNQLATGRNASGDQLTDGRDASGNEVADGPDASAPAGFDRRGFLVTTMALGAAGVGGLVVSRVLPNGVSEATRTGIKIPGPASRAGAVPAGVSADVAGASRFVTPNKQFYRVDTLLTVPKIDPRNWELRVHGMVDHDLRLSFADLLGRRLIERDITLTCVSNEVGGPYVGNARWIGVPIAEILREAGVQAGADAVRSTSVDGLTIGTPLKALTDGRDAIFAVAMNGEPLPFEHGFPVRMVVPGLYGYVSATKWVVDIEVTRFEDFSAYWTDRGWSVEAPIKTSSRIDVPKGFAQVKAGPAVAAGVAWAQHRGITKVEVQVDDGPWQPAELAAQDTIDTWRQWTFRWNATPGNHKLTVRATDADGQVQTADRAAPRPNGSSGLHNTVVMVE; this is encoded by the coding sequence ATGACCAAGACGAGACGACTCCGGCTGCTAGCCTCGCTGGGCGGTGCACTCGCCGCAGGTGCAGGACTTGGCCTCGGTGAGTTGACCGCGGCGCTGGCGGGCGGCACGTCGCCTGTCGTCGGGGTCGCGACTCACCTGGTCGACATGGCTCCCGGGCCGGCCAAGGACTGGGCGGTCAAGAACCTCGGTACCGCGGACAAACCGATCCTGATCGGCGTCGTCCTACTCGGCGTGACCGTCTTCGCCTTGCTGGGTGGGGCGATCGGTGCGTGGAAGCCCAAGGTCGCGGTGGTGATGACGGTCCTGCTCGGGCTGCTGGCGATCCTCGCCGCGGCTACCGGACGTACTCTCGCGGCGAACCATTTCGTCCAGGTCCTGCCCGGCATCGTCACGTTGCTGGCGGCAACGGCCGGCATCATCTGGGTGCTTCGCGCACTCAACCTGAACCCCTTCGGTGGCGGTGAGCGCCGGAAGGCCGCCGTCGCCGGAGGCTCCAAGCAACATGCCTCAGGCAACCAACTGGCAACCGGGCGGAACGCCTCAGGCGACCAGCTCACCGATGGACGGGATGCCTCAGGCAACGAGGTGGCCGACGGGCCGGATGCGTCTGCGCCGGCCGGGTTTGATCGGCGGGGATTCCTCGTCACAACGATGGCGTTGGGGGCCGCTGGCGTCGGTGGCCTGGTCGTGTCGCGGGTACTGCCCAATGGCGTCAGTGAGGCGACCCGGACGGGTATCAAGATCCCGGGCCCGGCGAGCCGTGCGGGCGCCGTACCGGCTGGTGTTTCGGCCGATGTCGCGGGGGCCAGCCGTTTCGTCACCCCGAACAAGCAGTTCTATCGGGTCGACACCCTGCTGACCGTCCCGAAGATCGACCCGCGCAACTGGGAGCTTCGCGTGCACGGCATGGTCGACCACGACCTGCGGCTGAGCTTCGCCGACCTGCTCGGCCGGCGGCTGATCGAACGCGACATCACCCTGACCTGCGTCTCCAACGAGGTCGGCGGACCGTACGTCGGCAACGCCCGCTGGATCGGCGTACCGATCGCCGAGATTCTTCGCGAAGCAGGTGTCCAGGCCGGCGCCGACGCGGTTCGCTCCACGAGCGTCGACGGGCTCACCATCGGTACTCCGCTGAAGGCGCTGACCGACGGTCGGGACGCGATCTTCGCGGTCGCGATGAACGGTGAACCGCTGCCGTTCGAGCACGGCTTCCCGGTACGGATGGTGGTGCCCGGCCTGTACGGGTACGTGTCCGCGACCAAGTGGGTCGTCGACATCGAGGTGACCCGGTTCGAGGACTTCAGCGCCTACTGGACCGACCGTGGCTGGTCGGTCGAGGCACCGATCAAGACCTCGTCGCGGATCGACGTACCGAAGGGCTTCGCGCAGGTCAAGGCCGGCCCGGCCGTCGCGGCCGGAGTCGCGTGGGCCCAGCACCGGGGCATCACGAAGGTCGAGGTCCAGGTCGACGACGGCCCTTGGCAGCCGGCCGAGCTCGCGGCCCAGGACACCATCGACACCTGGCGGCAATGGACGTTCCGCTGGAACGCGACGCCGGGCAACCACAAACTCACCGTCCGGGCAACCGATGCCGACGGACAGGTGCAGACCGCCGATCGTGCGGCTCCTCGCCCCAACGGGTCGAGTGGACTGCACAACACGGTGGTGATGGTCGAGTAG